In Streptomyces asoensis, a single genomic region encodes these proteins:
- a CDS encoding class I SAM-dependent methyltransferase → MSITTEFLRRPLMTGAVAPSSRRLAYAMTEGAGLERARLVAELGPGTGVFTDAILARLGPDARLVAVELNPVLAARLSATRRDTRLTVVRGSAAELAAAVDGPVDAVVSGLPWTVMPQDRRRRILDAVTEVLAPGGRFSTFAYLHAAWTPPARAFTAELACRFDRLECSKAVWANLPPAFVHRATRRP, encoded by the coding sequence ATGTCGATCACCACGGAGTTCCTCAGACGGCCCCTCATGACCGGTGCCGTAGCGCCCAGTTCACGGCGACTGGCGTACGCGATGACCGAGGGCGCGGGACTGGAGCGGGCCCGGCTCGTCGCCGAGCTCGGCCCGGGGACCGGGGTGTTCACCGATGCGATCCTCGCGCGGCTCGGCCCCGACGCACGGCTCGTCGCCGTCGAGCTCAACCCCGTGCTCGCCGCCCGGCTTTCGGCCACCCGGCGCGACACCCGGCTGACCGTGGTCCGGGGTTCGGCCGCCGAGCTGGCCGCCGCCGTGGACGGGCCCGTCGACGCGGTGGTCTCCGGACTGCCGTGGACGGTCATGCCGCAGGACCGGCGCCGGCGGATCCTGGACGCCGTGACCGAAGTCCTCGCGCCCGGTGGCCGGTTCAGCACCTTCGCCTACCTGCACGCGGCCTGGACCCCGCCCGCCCGGGCTTTCACGGCCGAACTCGCCTGCCGCTTCGACCGGTTGGAGTGCTCGAAGGCGGTGTGGGCGAACCTGCCGCCCGCGTTCGTGCACCGGGCCACCCGCAGACCGTGA
- a CDS encoding sensor histidine kinase produces the protein MHRLIETLPRLRRGHPWLADVLLVVLVAVPPVIRPEPGWRPVQVQAVVYAALVLPLLWRRRRPVLVAALVTAAFWAQYLGHVWGQEPGRGAVALAAVLATLTVRGLRRAAALTVLGAAGCVVLWIPAWQRDHGGPGARGAWLTPLAVGLLLAGAWLFGAYVRARRAYIAEFEHRAALAESQRLALARVAVAEERVRIAREIHDVLAHGVSVMVLNAEGGRLMRHTDPTVVDRTFDVISATGREALDELRRLLEVLRTPDTDAPVGGPASEQGGTGESLAADLRRLLARLDTTATRTRLDLHGDRDGLPADLTAQIYRIVQEALTNVVKHAPPDTTIHVRVDTGTEGRGRLVRIQVENSPGAGAGAGGGACAEAVPEQPAPLLSRGHGLTGMRERAALYGGSVDAGPAPGGGYRVTAVLRPEAEPAAVTP, from the coding sequence GTGCACCGGCTGATCGAGACCCTGCCCCGCCTGCGCCGCGGACATCCGTGGCTGGCGGACGTCCTGCTGGTCGTGCTGGTCGCCGTGCCCCCGGTGATCCGTCCGGAGCCGGGCTGGCGACCGGTCCAGGTGCAGGCGGTCGTGTACGCCGCCCTCGTGCTTCCCCTGCTGTGGCGCCGCCGCCGGCCGGTCCTCGTCGCGGCCCTGGTGACGGCCGCGTTCTGGGCGCAGTACCTCGGACACGTGTGGGGACAGGAACCGGGACGCGGCGCCGTGGCCCTGGCCGCGGTCCTCGCCACCCTCACGGTGCGCGGGCTGCGTCGCGCCGCCGCGCTGACCGTGCTCGGCGCCGCCGGGTGCGTCGTGCTGTGGATCCCCGCCTGGCAGCGCGACCACGGGGGTCCGGGAGCCCGCGGCGCCTGGCTCACCCCGCTCGCCGTGGGGCTTCTGCTGGCCGGGGCCTGGCTGTTCGGCGCGTACGTCCGCGCCCGGCGCGCCTACATCGCCGAGTTCGAGCACCGGGCCGCCCTCGCCGAATCACAGCGTCTCGCGCTGGCCCGCGTCGCCGTGGCCGAGGAGCGGGTACGCATCGCCCGCGAGATCCACGACGTCCTCGCTCACGGCGTGAGCGTGATGGTGCTCAACGCCGAGGGCGGCAGGCTGATGCGGCACACCGACCCCACGGTCGTCGACCGCACCTTCGACGTCATCAGCGCCACCGGCCGGGAAGCCCTCGACGAACTGCGCCGCCTGCTGGAGGTACTGCGCACCCCCGACACGGACGCCCCGGTCGGCGGCCCCGCTTCGGAACAGGGCGGGACGGGTGAGTCCCTCGCGGCGGATCTGCGGCGGCTGCTCGCACGCCTCGACACCACCGCCACGCGCACCCGGCTGGATCTCCACGGAGATCGTGACGGCCTTCCGGCGGACCTCACCGCGCAGATCTACCGGATCGTGCAGGAGGCCCTCACCAACGTCGTCAAGCACGCACCCCCGGACACCACGATCCACGTGCGGGTCGACACCGGCACCGAGGGCCGGGGACGGCTGGTACGCATCCAGGTGGAGAACTCGCCCGGAGCCGGAGCCGGAGCCGGAGGCGGAGCCTGCGCGGAAGCCGTCCCCGAGCAACCCGCACCGCTTCTGTCCCGCGGTCACGGACTCACCGGCATGCGCGAACGCGCCGCCCTGTACGGCGGGAGCGTCGACGCCGGCCCCGCACCCGGCGGGGGCTACCGGGTCACCGCCGTCCTGCGCCCCGAGGCCGAGCCCGCCGCGGTGACCCCGTGA
- a CDS encoding response regulator gives MTGPSTPAPAPPPSRVLICDDQELIRMGLRMVVDSQPDLTVVGEAADGNAAIRGVADLEPDLVLMDVRMPGRDGLAATEHLCARPRAPRILVVTTFDLDEYAYAALRAGANGFLVKDAPAEEILVTVRAVLRGEVMVAPSLTRRLVERFVRQAPAVAGAQRSRLAALTDRERDVLALVARGLANGEVAERLFVGETTVKTHLGRILAKLGLRDRVHAVIFAYESGLIRVGD, from the coding sequence GTGACCGGCCCGTCCACCCCGGCTCCCGCCCCGCCGCCGTCGCGGGTGCTGATCTGCGACGACCAGGAGCTGATCCGGATGGGACTGCGCATGGTCGTCGACAGCCAGCCCGACCTCACGGTGGTGGGCGAGGCCGCCGACGGGAACGCGGCGATCAGGGGCGTGGCCGACCTGGAGCCGGACCTCGTCCTGATGGACGTACGCATGCCCGGCCGGGACGGGCTCGCCGCGACCGAACACCTCTGCGCCCGGCCGCGGGCACCCCGCATCCTCGTCGTCACCACCTTCGACCTGGACGAGTACGCCTACGCGGCCCTGCGCGCCGGCGCGAACGGCTTCCTCGTCAAGGACGCCCCCGCCGAGGAGATCCTGGTGACCGTCCGCGCGGTCCTCCGGGGCGAGGTCATGGTCGCCCCCTCCCTCACCCGGCGCCTGGTCGAACGCTTCGTCCGGCAGGCCCCCGCCGTCGCCGGCGCCCAGCGAAGCCGGCTGGCCGCGCTCACCGACCGGGAACGGGACGTCCTCGCCCTGGTCGCCCGGGGGCTGGCCAACGGCGAGGTGGCCGAGCGGCTCTTCGTGGGCGAGACGACCGTCAAGACCCACCTCGGCCGCATCCTGGCCAAACTGGGCCTGCGCGACCGTGTCCACGCGGTGATCTTCGCCTACGAGAGCGGGCTGATCCGGGTCGGCGACTGA
- a CDS encoding AAA family ATPase, translated as MLQIMLALVACLLGIATNYATSTDHAPWVLEEIQRFSVPAIGLLVVALVAGQVVVYRLENPAPPRSVWPRERIPYPGLDAFDEDAAPVYFGRETQVAELTRRLHATATCPADRFLLLVGASGSGKSSLVRAGVMPRLRQGRWTVVPAFAPGPNPLAALAGALAAVGDGQEPASAVLRRLRLGPAALKAELSRLRGGRFRRILLVVDQFEEVVTLAGERERAQFLAALRTCVEQDPAVRVLVTLRVDLLGRLLGTGQAELFQHPVAIGTLDRTQLARVVERPGALVDLRFASGVVESIVSETGTDDALPLLAYLLQELYFASGPGGTVTEELYRGLGGVPGALARQVDNTVAALGTHVGIDFVLRALLRFVTVEGQEVARRRVPLSELGERDRVVVDAFVEARLLRTDAAGGSPVGGEPYVQVTHEALFRQWAPLRQEVEARAERLRERAELERWAADWERAGCSDDYLLAGERLAAARRWLEALEESGQASAPARALVESSLRHDLTFLSRVSDSIGRHVLLSPESEPERSLLLALAALDECTPTPSARRGLMAALAASHLRARLDGHTDTVRRIAWSPDGRFLATASRDGTARIYDARSGRTVLVLSCDEVVVECVAWSPDSGKVATVGRDRVVRIWDAVSGEPTRLLTGAGDLTRHVAWSPDGRHVAASSKDRTVRVWETGTGLLVRELHGHRDDVWGVAWSPDGNRLASASHDQTAMVWELATGTAVTTLTGHSDFVECVTWSPDGRQVATGSGDHTVRIWDAASGDLRLLLRGHTDYVWNVAWSPDGRMLASVSSDRTVRIVGVEDAEVLAVLRGHADTVWGVTWSPCGTMLATSSTDRTGMVWDLRPRGAELVMAAGHQGSVNQAVWSGDGTRFATASDDGTVRMWDAATGVPAGQVIEVEDRVWAVAWTPRGERLAFGTNDGLFRITDGHGGTLFERQGEVVKGCAWSPNGTRIATGGHDWAVSIRSTADGAGLLKLTGHQDWVGRVAWSPSGHLLASCSDDRTCTLWDVGEGQQYTVLRGHDNYVADTAWSPDGARIATASGDWTAAVWDVTTGRRIEVLKGHEGRLRAVAWSPDGLHIATGADDRTVRVWSAATFEEIAVIGVHQEKVTSVAWSPDGTRLLTGSADGTARVWRADPDHDRMEAIARGRVFRTLTQEERRQHLLPLDPA; from the coding sequence GTGCTCCAGATCATGTTGGCGCTGGTCGCCTGCTTGCTGGGGATCGCCACCAACTACGCGACCAGCACGGACCACGCTCCCTGGGTGCTGGAGGAGATTCAGCGGTTCTCCGTTCCTGCCATCGGGCTGCTGGTCGTGGCCCTGGTGGCGGGACAGGTCGTCGTCTATCGGCTGGAGAATCCCGCTCCGCCCCGTAGCGTGTGGCCGCGTGAGCGGATTCCTTACCCGGGACTCGACGCGTTCGACGAGGACGCGGCCCCGGTCTACTTCGGCCGGGAGACCCAGGTCGCCGAGCTGACACGCAGGCTGCACGCCACAGCCACCTGCCCCGCGGATCGGTTCCTGTTGCTGGTCGGAGCGTCGGGGAGCGGGAAGTCCTCACTGGTCAGGGCTGGGGTGATGCCCCGGCTCCGGCAAGGCCGCTGGACCGTCGTCCCGGCCTTCGCCCCAGGGCCCAACCCCCTGGCCGCCCTCGCCGGCGCGCTGGCCGCCGTCGGCGACGGACAGGAACCGGCAAGCGCCGTGCTGCGCAGGCTGCGCCTCGGGCCCGCTGCGCTGAAAGCCGAGCTTTCGCGGCTGCGGGGCGGCCGGTTCCGGCGGATACTCCTCGTGGTGGACCAGTTCGAAGAGGTTGTCACCCTGGCCGGTGAGCGCGAACGCGCTCAGTTCCTCGCAGCGCTGCGTACCTGTGTGGAACAGGATCCCGCGGTCCGAGTGCTGGTCACTCTCCGGGTGGATCTGCTCGGTCGGCTCCTCGGCACCGGACAGGCGGAACTCTTCCAGCACCCGGTCGCCATCGGCACGTTGGACAGAACGCAGCTCGCCCGAGTCGTGGAGCGGCCCGGAGCCCTCGTCGACCTCCGCTTCGCGTCGGGGGTGGTCGAATCGATCGTGAGCGAGACCGGGACCGACGACGCCCTGCCGCTGCTCGCCTACCTGCTCCAGGAGTTGTACTTCGCCTCCGGACCTGGTGGCACGGTGACCGAAGAGCTGTACCGGGGGCTCGGCGGCGTACCTGGCGCCCTCGCGCGGCAGGTGGACAACACCGTGGCCGCGCTGGGCACGCACGTGGGCATCGACTTCGTCCTTCGTGCCCTGCTCAGGTTCGTCACCGTCGAGGGCCAGGAGGTGGCCCGTCGCCGTGTGCCGCTGTCGGAGCTCGGGGAACGGGACCGCGTTGTCGTCGATGCCTTCGTCGAGGCGCGACTGCTGCGCACCGATGCCGCGGGAGGGAGCCCGGTAGGCGGCGAGCCCTATGTGCAGGTCACGCACGAGGCACTCTTCCGCCAATGGGCCCCGCTCAGGCAGGAGGTCGAGGCACGGGCCGAGCGACTTCGCGAACGCGCCGAACTGGAGCGGTGGGCGGCCGACTGGGAGCGGGCCGGATGCAGCGACGACTACCTCCTTGCCGGAGAACGCCTCGCTGCTGCTCGGCGCTGGCTGGAAGCCCTGGAGGAATCCGGGCAGGCGTCCGCACCCGCCCGCGCGCTCGTCGAGTCCTCGCTGCGTCACGACCTGACCTTTCTGAGCCGGGTGTCCGACAGCATCGGACGTCATGTTCTGCTGAGCCCGGAGAGCGAACCGGAGCGCTCCCTGCTGCTCGCCCTCGCCGCGCTCGACGAATGCACCCCCACGCCCTCGGCCCGGCGTGGACTGATGGCAGCGCTGGCGGCGAGCCACCTGCGGGCCCGTCTCGACGGACACACGGACACGGTTCGGCGCATCGCCTGGTCCCCCGACGGCAGATTCCTGGCCACGGCGTCCAGGGACGGTACTGCCCGCATCTATGACGCCCGATCCGGGCGCACCGTGCTGGTGCTCTCGTGTGACGAGGTCGTGGTCGAGTGCGTCGCCTGGTCGCCCGACTCGGGCAAGGTGGCAACGGTCGGCCGCGACCGTGTCGTACGGATCTGGGATGCCGTGTCCGGGGAACCGACCCGGCTGCTCACCGGCGCGGGGGACCTCACCAGGCATGTCGCCTGGTCGCCGGACGGTCGGCACGTCGCGGCGAGCTCCAAGGACCGGACCGTACGGGTCTGGGAGACCGGTACAGGGCTGCTGGTGCGCGAGCTGCACGGGCACCGTGACGATGTCTGGGGCGTGGCCTGGTCGCCGGACGGCAACCGCCTTGCTTCCGCGTCCCACGATCAGACCGCGATGGTGTGGGAACTGGCCACCGGGACGGCGGTCACCACGCTCACCGGACACTCGGACTTCGTCGAGTGCGTCACGTGGTCACCGGACGGACGGCAGGTGGCCACCGGCTCCGGCGACCACACGGTCCGGATCTGGGACGCGGCGAGCGGCGACCTGCGCCTGTTGTTGCGAGGACATACCGACTATGTGTGGAACGTCGCCTGGTCGCCGGACGGGCGGATGCTGGCCAGCGTCTCCTCCGACCGCACCGTGCGTATCGTCGGCGTCGAGGACGCCGAGGTTCTGGCCGTGCTGCGCGGTCACGCCGACACCGTCTGGGGTGTGACCTGGTCACCCTGCGGCACCATGCTCGCCACCAGTTCCACCGACCGCACCGGCATGGTGTGGGACCTGCGACCACGGGGCGCCGAGCTGGTCATGGCCGCCGGACACCAGGGTTCGGTGAACCAGGCCGTGTGGTCCGGGGACGGAACCCGCTTCGCCACCGCTTCGGACGACGGCACCGTACGGATGTGGGACGCGGCCACCGGAGTACCGGCAGGACAGGTGATCGAGGTGGAGGACCGGGTCTGGGCCGTCGCCTGGACCCCGCGCGGGGAACGACTCGCGTTCGGCACGAACGACGGCCTGTTCCGCATCACCGACGGTCATGGTGGCACGCTCTTCGAACGACAGGGCGAGGTCGTCAAAGGCTGCGCCTGGTCCCCGAACGGCACACGGATCGCCACCGGCGGTCACGACTGGGCCGTGAGCATCCGATCCACGGCGGACGGGGCGGGGCTGCTGAAACTGACGGGACACCAGGACTGGGTGGGCCGTGTGGCCTGGTCACCGAGCGGACACCTGCTCGCGAGCTGTTCCGACGACCGCACGTGCACACTCTGGGACGTCGGGGAGGGGCAGCAATACACCGTGCTGCGGGGCCACGACAACTACGTGGCGGACACGGCCTGGTCCCCGGACGGGGCAAGGATCGCCACCGCCTCCGGCGACTGGACCGCCGCCGTCTGGGACGTCACGACAGGACGGCGCATCGAGGTCCTGAAGGGGCACGAGGGACGACTCCGCGCCGTCGCATGGTCACCGGACGGCCTGCACATCGCCACAGGTGCCGACGACCGCACCGTACGGGTCTGGTCCGCCGCCACCTTCGAGGAGATCGCCGTCATCGGGGTGCATCAGGAAAAGGTGACCTCTGTCGCCTGGTCCCCCGACGGCACACGGCTGCTCACCGGATCGGCCGACGGGACGGCGCGCGTGTGGCGGGCGGACCCCGACCACGACCGGATGGAGGCGATCGCCCGAGGAAGGGTCTTCCGCACCCTCACCCAGGAAGAACGACGACAGCACCTCCTGCCACTCGATCCCGCGTGA
- a CDS encoding STAS domain-containing protein — protein sequence MRLFTLRIDGAAAHIVVHGEIDFDTLPMLRAAAADLPPDVTELVWDLHDARFMDVAGLHLLFEQPPRPGPARKTTVINLAPQPLRLLLLATEVNPDLELACLLSDVLPATLADD from the coding sequence ATGCGCCTCTTCACACTGCGGATCGACGGCGCGGCCGCTCACATCGTCGTGCACGGAGAGATCGACTTCGACACACTGCCCATGCTGCGTGCCGCTGCCGCCGACCTGCCGCCGGATGTGACAGAGCTGGTCTGGGACCTGCACGACGCCCGCTTCATGGACGTCGCAGGCCTCCACCTGCTCTTCGAGCAGCCGCCGCGACCGGGCCCGGCCCGCAAGACGACGGTGATCAACCTCGCGCCCCAGCCGCTGCGACTGCTTCTCCTCGCCACCGAGGTCAACCCCGACCTCGAACTCGCCTGCCTGCTGTCCGATGTCCTCCCGGCCACCCTGGCCGACGACTGA
- a CDS encoding GH1 family beta-glucosidase: protein MTTGTRRVAPAPKTTDALSFPQGFTWGTATAAYQIEGAASVDGRTPSIWDVYSHTPGRVRNGDTGDVATDHYHRWREDVSIMAALGVSAYRFSLSWPRVQPTGRGPAVQKGLDFYRALTDALLEEGIEPVVTLYHWDLPQELENAGGWPERITTDRFADYATLAARALGDRVKTWTTLNEPWCSAFLGYGSGVHAPGRTDPVAALRAAHHLNLAHGKAVQALRAELPSHARTSITLNLHHIRALSETPEDLEAARRIDALANRVFTGPVLEGEYPQDLFQDTAGLTDWSFVHSGDTATIHQPLDFLGVNYYTPTLVSAAIGEAGHGSDGHGMSDHSPWPGADRVTFHRPPGTTTAMGWAVDPSGLYDLLMRLTKDFPAMPLMITENGAAFDDYVNPEGEVADPERIAYLHGHLSAVQRAIVAGADVRGYFLWSLLDNFEWGYGYSKRFGAVYVDYPTGKRIPKSSARWYADLARTGTLPDRTGGA, encoded by the coding sequence GTGACCACCGGTACCCGACGTGTCGCGCCCGCCCCGAAGACCACCGACGCCCTCAGCTTCCCTCAGGGGTTCACTTGGGGCACGGCAACCGCCGCTTACCAGATCGAAGGCGCCGCCTCCGTCGACGGACGCACCCCCTCCATCTGGGACGTCTACTCGCACACGCCCGGCAGGGTGCGCAACGGCGACACCGGTGACGTGGCCACCGACCATTACCACCGCTGGCGCGAGGACGTCTCGATCATGGCCGCCCTCGGCGTGAGCGCCTACCGGTTCTCCCTGTCCTGGCCGCGGGTGCAGCCCACCGGCCGCGGCCCGGCCGTGCAGAAGGGGCTCGACTTCTACCGGGCGTTGACCGACGCACTGCTGGAAGAGGGCATCGAACCGGTCGTCACGCTCTACCACTGGGACCTGCCGCAGGAGCTGGAGAACGCCGGCGGCTGGCCGGAGCGCATCACCACCGACCGGTTCGCCGACTACGCGACTCTCGCGGCCCGTGCGCTGGGAGACCGGGTCAAGACCTGGACCACCCTCAACGAGCCCTGGTGCAGTGCCTTCCTCGGATACGGATCGGGGGTCCACGCTCCCGGGCGCACCGACCCGGTCGCGGCCCTGCGCGCGGCGCACCACCTCAACCTCGCCCATGGCAAGGCCGTTCAGGCGCTGCGCGCCGAACTGCCCTCGCACGCACGGACGTCCATCACGCTCAACCTCCACCACATCCGAGCACTGTCCGAGACTCCCGAGGACCTGGAAGCGGCTCGCCGGATCGACGCGCTGGCCAACCGCGTCTTCACCGGCCCTGTGCTGGAGGGCGAATACCCGCAGGATCTCTTCCAGGACACGGCAGGTCTGACCGACTGGTCCTTCGTGCACAGCGGTGACACCGCGACGATCCACCAGCCGCTGGACTTCCTGGGGGTCAACTACTACACACCCACACTCGTCTCCGCCGCCATCGGCGAGGCCGGCCACGGTTCCGACGGCCACGGGATGAGCGATCACAGCCCCTGGCCGGGCGCCGATCGGGTCACCTTCCACCGTCCGCCGGGCACCACCACCGCTATGGGCTGGGCGGTGGACCCCAGTGGTCTGTACGACCTGCTGATGCGGCTCACCAAGGACTTCCCCGCGATGCCTTTGATGATCACCGAGAACGGGGCCGCGTTCGACGACTACGTCAACCCGGAAGGCGAGGTGGCCGACCCCGAACGCATCGCGTACCTCCACGGCCACCTCTCGGCCGTGCAGCGGGCGATCGTCGCCGGCGCCGACGTGCGGGGCTACTTCCTGTGGTCCCTGCTGGACAACTTCGAATGGGGCTACGGCTACAGCAAGCGCTTCGGCGCCGTCTACGTGGACTACCCGACCGGCAAGCGCATCCCCAAGTCCAGCGCACGGTGGTACGCGGACCTGGCACGCACCGGCACGTTGCCGGACCGGACCGGCGGCGCCTGA
- a CDS encoding carbohydrate ABC transporter permease, protein MTTDSIPVRATDARPGSVQKKSRKSATPGGRGRQLFRHPGAGRQHHAGPVAYILLGIAALFSLFPLYWTMVAASTDNTRVTQTPPPFLPGPHLLENLGKAWQDAALGKAMLNSLIVAGVIALSTVLFATLAGFAFAKLRFKGRNILLMLVIGTMLVPPQLGVVPLFMMMTELGWGQQLPAVIFPTLVSAVGVFFMRQYLSEALPDELVEAGRVDGAHSLRIFWSIVLPIARPPMAVLFMITFVHAWNDFFWPFIVLDMSNPTVPVALTQLSAGYVRDQSLIMAGALLGTLPLLVMFIVFGRQIVGGIMQGAVKG, encoded by the coding sequence ATGACCACAGACAGCATCCCGGTCCGGGCGACGGACGCGCGCCCCGGGAGCGTACAGAAGAAGAGCCGGAAGAGCGCGACCCCAGGCGGCCGCGGCCGTCAGCTGTTCCGGCACCCGGGCGCCGGACGCCAGCACCACGCGGGTCCCGTCGCCTACATCCTGCTGGGGATCGCGGCCCTGTTCTCGCTCTTCCCGCTGTACTGGACGATGGTGGCGGCTTCGACCGACAACACGCGCGTCACCCAGACACCTCCCCCGTTCCTGCCGGGGCCTCATCTCCTGGAGAACCTCGGCAAGGCCTGGCAGGACGCCGCACTGGGCAAGGCCATGCTCAACAGCCTGATCGTCGCCGGCGTGATCGCCCTGTCCACGGTGCTGTTCGCCACCCTCGCCGGCTTCGCCTTCGCGAAACTCCGCTTCAAGGGCCGCAACATCCTGCTCATGCTCGTGATCGGCACGATGCTGGTGCCGCCTCAACTGGGCGTCGTTCCGCTGTTCATGATGATGACGGAACTGGGCTGGGGACAGCAGCTGCCCGCTGTCATCTTCCCCACGCTCGTCAGCGCCGTCGGGGTGTTCTTCATGCGGCAGTACCTGAGCGAGGCGCTGCCCGACGAACTCGTCGAGGCCGGACGGGTGGACGGTGCGCACTCCCTGCGCATCTTCTGGAGCATCGTGCTGCCGATCGCGCGGCCGCCCATGGCCGTCCTGTTCATGATCACGTTCGTGCACGCCTGGAACGACTTCTTCTGGCCGTTCATCGTCCTCGACATGTCCAACCCGACGGTGCCCGTCGCGCTCACCCAGCTGAGCGCGGGATACGTACGCGACCAGTCGCTGATCATGGCGGGCGCCCTGCTCGGCACGCTCCCCCTGCTCGTCATGTTCATCGTCTTCGGCCGTCAGATCGTCGGCGGAATCATGCAGGGAGCGGTCAAGGGATGA
- a CDS encoding carbohydrate ABC transporter permease — protein sequence MAISTSTPPDGAPGAAHPAGSGSGTEDQRRSTLLHRLDVRVAPYAFVAPFFVVFAAFSFYPLIYTSWISLHRVELSTLNLMEWVGFDNYTALWDDDRFWNALLNTFTIGVLSTVPQLLMALGLAHLLNYRLRGSTFFRVAVLTPYATSVGAAALVFTMLFERDFGMINWMLSLVGVDNIDWDNSKWAAQTAISTIVIWRWTGYNALLYLAAMQAVPRDRYEAAALDGASRWQQFLMVTVPGIRATIVFTIVLSTIGATQLFGEPLIFGQGPNGVTGGADNQYQTLGLLLYEEGWKNYQMGRAATVAWAMFLLLIVVFAVQQVVKRVLARRA from the coding sequence GTGGCCATCTCCACCTCGACACCCCCAGACGGTGCGCCCGGCGCCGCTCACCCGGCCGGGTCGGGCAGCGGCACAGAAGATCAGCGGCGCAGTACGCTGCTGCACCGCCTCGACGTACGCGTCGCGCCGTACGCGTTCGTCGCCCCGTTCTTCGTCGTCTTCGCCGCCTTCAGCTTCTACCCGCTCATCTACACCTCGTGGATCTCCCTGCACCGCGTCGAGCTGTCGACCCTGAACCTCATGGAGTGGGTGGGCTTCGACAACTACACGGCCCTGTGGGACGACGACCGTTTCTGGAACGCGCTGCTCAACACGTTCACGATCGGCGTCCTGTCGACCGTGCCGCAGCTGTTGATGGCGCTCGGGCTGGCGCACCTGCTCAACTACCGCCTGCGGGGCTCGACCTTCTTCCGCGTCGCCGTCCTGACGCCGTACGCCACATCGGTGGGCGCCGCGGCCCTGGTGTTCACGATGCTCTTCGAGCGCGACTTCGGCATGATCAACTGGATGCTGAGCCTGGTCGGCGTCGACAACATCGACTGGGACAACAGCAAGTGGGCCGCGCAGACCGCCATTTCCACGATCGTCATCTGGCGCTGGACCGGCTACAACGCCCTGCTCTACCTGGCGGCGATGCAGGCCGTCCCGCGCGACCGCTACGAGGCCGCGGCCCTCGACGGCGCTTCGCGATGGCAGCAGTTCCTCATGGTCACCGTGCCCGGCATCCGCGCGACCATCGTGTTCACCATCGTCCTGTCCACGATCGGTGCCACGCAGCTCTTCGGTGAGCCCCTGATCTTCGGCCAGGGCCCCAACGGCGTCACCGGAGGGGCGGACAACCAGTACCAGACGCTGGGACTGCTGCTGTACGAGGAGGGCTGGAAGAACTACCAGATGGGCCGGGCCGCCACGGTCGCCTGGGCGATGTTCCTGCTGCTCATCGTCGTGTTCGCCGTCCAGCAAGTCGTCAAGCGCGTCCTGGCGCGCAGGGCCTGA